In Primulina eburnea isolate SZY01 chromosome 3, ASM2296580v1, whole genome shotgun sequence, one DNA window encodes the following:
- the LOC140825779 gene encoding uncharacterized protein, which produces MWRFKCLMVHVNCGQLLKLVAFNNLQNRGKMKKSSVFLILLLVFYCLGIIVDAEYELYTDPKRPLNRRIEDLLGRMTLEEKIGQMVQIELTVASAKVMKNYFIGSVLSGGGSAPAPRASPERWVDMVNEIQKGSLSTRLRIPMIYGIDAVHGHNTAYKATIFPHNVGLGATRDPELVKKIGAATALEMRATGIPYTFAPCIAVCRDPRWGRCYESYSEDPKIVREMTEIIPGLQGDIPANSRKGVPYVAEKAKVAACAKHYVGDGGTTKGINGNNTEISNHGMLSIHMPPYYDSIIKGVATIMVSYSSLNGVKMHANRDLITGFLKNTLNFRGFVISDYMGIDQITSPPHANYTYSILEGVGAGIDMVMVPFNYTEFIDGVTYLVKNNFIPIPRIDDAVKRILRVKFTLGLFENPLADYSMAKYLGCREHRELAREAVRKSLVLLKNGESAGKPLIPLPKKASKIIVAGTHANNLGYQCGGWTIKWQGKSGNLTTGTTILSAIKKTIDPDTEIIFKEKPHTGYMKRHKFSYAIVVVGELPYSEVVGDSFNLTLPEPGPRIIKNVCAAVKCVVILITGRPVVIQPYLDQIDALVAAWIPGSEGQGVADVLYGEFGFTGKLPRTWFKTVDQLPINIGDEHYDPLFPFGFGLVTEPIINVK; this is translated from the exons ATGTGGAGATTTAAATGTTTAATGGTTCATGTGAATTGTGGGCAGTTGTTGAAATTGGTTGCATTTAATAATTT GCAGAATCGAGGCAAGATGAAGAAGAGCTCTGTGTTCTTGATTCTGCTTCTGGTCTTTTATTGCTTGGGGATCATCGTAGATGCAGAATACGAATTATACACCGACCCGAAAAGGCCTCTGAATCGAAGAATCGAGGATTTGTTGGGAAGAATGACCCTAGAGGAGAAGATTGGCCAAATGGTGCAAATCGAACTTACCGTGGCGTCGGCTAAGGTTATGAAGAATTACTTCATAG GGAGTGTGTTAAGTGGTGGAGGTAGCGCCCCAGCTCCACGCGCATCTCCTGAAAGATGGGTGGATATGGTCAACGAGATCCAGAAAGGATCGTTGTCAACACGCCTTAGAATACCGAtgatttatgggattgatgcaGTTCATGGCCACAACACTGCCTATAAAGCCACAATTTTCCCACATAATGTTGGCCTTGGAGCCACCAG AGATCCTGAACTGGTCAAGAAAATTGGTGCTGCAACTGCCCTTGAAATGAGAGCAACAGGAATTCCTTACACTTTTGCTCCTTGCATTGCG GTATGCAGAGATCCAAGATGGGGCAGGTGTTATGAGAGCTATAGTGAGGATCCTAAGATTGTTCGAGAAATGACTGAGATTATACCGGGACTTCAAGGAGATATACCGGCTAATTCTAGGAAGGGTGTTCCATATGTTGCTGAAAA AGCAAAGGTCGCAGCATGTGCAAAACACTATGTTGGTGATGGTGGAACAACTAAAGGCATAAACGGTAACAATACGGAGATTAGCAATCATGGAATGCTTAGCATTCATATGCCACCGTATTATGATTCAATTATTAAAGGAGTGGCAACTATTATGGTTTCCTACTCGAGTTTGAACGGGGTAAAGATGCACGCTAACCGCGATCTTATCACTGGATTTCTTAAGAATACCCTAAACTTCAGA GGATTTGTGATATCTGATTATATGGGTATTGACCAAATTACTTCTCCACCTCATGCAAATTATACATATTCAATTCTTGAAGGAGTTGGTGCTGGCATTGACATG GTTATGGTTCCATTTAATTATACAGAATTCATTGATGGAGTAACATATTTGGTTAAAAATAACTTTATTCCCATCCCTCGAATAGATGATGCCGTGAAACGGATTTTAAGGGTAAAGTTTACGCTGGGTTTGTTCGAAAACCCACTGGCCGATTATAGCATGGCCAAGTACTTGGGATGCCGG GAGCATAGAGAACTAGCAAGAGAAGCCGTGAGGAAATCTCTTGTGCTGCTAAAGAATGGTGAATCTGCAGGCAAACCTTTAATACCACTTCCTAAAAAGGCATCGAAGATAATTGTTGCAGGAACTCATGCCAACAATCTTGGATACCAATGTGGTGGTTGGACTATCAAATGGCAAGGAAAAAGTGGCAACCTAACAACTG GAACCACAATTCTCTCAGCAATAAAGAAAACTATTGATCCTGATACCGAGATAATCTTCAAAGAAAAACCTCATACCGGTTACATGAAAAGGCATAAGTTCTCATACGCTATTGTTGTAGTCGGAGAACTACCATATTCAGAGGTAGTTGGAGATAGCTTCAACTTGACACTTCCTGAGCCGGGGCCAAGAATAATTAAAAACGTTTGTGCTGCTGTGAAATGTGTTGTTATTCTGATAACTGGTCGTCCGGTAGTGATTCAACCATATCTTGATCAAATTGACGCACTTGTAGCTGCATGGATTCCGGGCTCTGAAGGACAAGGTGTTGCTGATGTTTTATATGGTGAATTTGGTTTTACAGGAAAACTACCTCGTACGTGGTTCAAAACCGTCGACCAGCTTCCGATAAACATTGGCGATGAACATTATGATCCATTATTTCCTTTTGGATTCGGGCTTGTCACAGAACCTATAATAAACGTGAAGTGA
- the LOC140825778 gene encoding 5-methyltetrahydropteroyltriglutamate--homocysteine methyltransferase, with amino-acid sequence MASHIVGYPRMGPKRELKFALESFWDGKSSAEDLEKVAADLRSSIWKQMSEAGIKYIPSNTFSYYDQVLDTTAMLGAVPPRYNWNGGEIGFSTYFSMARGNASVPAMEMTKWFDTNYHFIVPELGPDVKFSYASHKAVNEYKEAKGLGIDTVPVLIGPVTYLLLSKPAKGVEKTFPLLSLLDKILPIYKEVIAELKAAGASWVQFDEPTLVLDLEAHQLEAFTKAYAELESSLAGLSVLVETYFADVPAAAFKTLTSLSGVAGFGFDLVRGTKTIDLIKSGFPYGKFLFAGAVDGRNIWANDLNASLITLQSLESIVGKDKLIVSTSCSLLHTAVDLVNESKLDKEIKSWLAFAAQKVVEVDALAKALAGKKDEAFFAANSEAQASRKSSPRVTNEAVQKAAAALKGSDHRRATNVSSRLDAQQKKLNLPILPTTTIGSFPQTIELRRVRREYKAKKISEEEYVKSIKEEINKVVKLQEDLDIDVLVHGEPERNDMVEYFGEQLSGFAFTANGWVQSYGSRCVKPPIIYGDVSRPKPMTVFWSTAAQSMTKRPMKGMLTGPVTILNWSFVRNDQPRFETCYQIALAIKDEVEDLEKAGITVIQIDEAALREGLPLRKAEHAFYLDWAVHSFRITNCGVEDTTQIHTHMCYSNFNDIIHSIIDMDADVITIENSRSDEKLLSVFREGVKYGAGIGPGVYDIHSPRIPSTEEIADRINKMLAVLETNILWVNPDCGLKTRKYGEVKPALENMVSAAKLLRTQLASAK; translated from the exons ATGGCGTCTCACATTGTTGGATATCCCCGTATGGGTCCTAAGAGAGAGTTGAAGTTTGCTCTAGAATCTTTCTGGGATGGCAAGAGCAGTGCTGAGGATTTGGAGAAGGTAGCTGCTGATCTCAGATCATCCATCTGGAAGCAGATGTCTGAAGCTGGGATCAAGTACATTCCCAGCAACACATTCTCTTACTATGATCAGGTGCTTGATACAACTGCAATGCTTGGTGCTGTCCCTCCAAGATACAACTGGAATGGTGGTGAGATTGGTTTCTCCACCTACTTTTCTATGGCTAGAGGAAATGCCTCTGTTCCTGCCATGGAAATGACCAAGTGGTTCGACACCAACTA CCACTTCATTGTCCCAGAATTGGGACCTGATGTGAAATTTTCTTATGCTTCTCACAAGGCAGTGAATGAATACAAAGAGGCTAAAGGG CTTGGTATTGATACTGTTCCAGTGCTTATTGGCCCTGTTACTTACTTGTTGCTTTCTAAGCCAGCCAAGGGTGTTGAAAAAACTTTCCCTCTTCTTTCTCTGCTCGACAAAATTCTTCCAATATACAA AGAAGTTATTGCTGAGTTGAAGGCAGCAGGTGCTTCATGGGTTCAATTTGATGAGCCTACCCTTGTTTTGGATCTCGAGGCTCACCAATTGGAAGCATTCACAAAAGCATATGCTGAACTAGAATCAAGCTTAGCTGGACTAAGTGTTCTAGTGGAGACGTATTTTGCTGATGTCCCTGCGGCTGCATTCAAAACCCTTACCTCACTTAGCGGAGTCGCAGGTTTTGGTTTTGACTTGGTACGTGGAACCAAGACAATTGATTTGATAAAGAGTGGATTCCCTTATGGAAAATTCCTCTTTGCTGGGGCGGTTGATGGAAGGAACATTTGGGCTAATGATCTCAATGCGTCTCTCATCACCCTGCAATCTCTTGAAAGCATTGTCGGAAAGG ACAAGCTTATTGTGTCCACCTCCTGCTCGCTTCTCCACACGGCTGTTGATCTTGTGAATGAATCTAAGCTGGATAAAGAAATTAAGTCCTGGCTCGCATTTGCTGCACAAAAAGTGGTTGAAGTAGATGCTCTGGCGAAGGCATTGGCTGGAAAGAAGGATGAG GCATTCTTCGCAGCAAATTCTGAAGCTCAGGCTTCCAGAAAATCATCCCCCAGGGTCACCAATGAAGCTGTCCAAAAGGCT GCTGCTGCTCTGAAAGGTTCTGATCATCGCCGTGCTACAAATGTCAGTTCTAGGCTTGATGCTCAACAGAAGAAGCTCAACCTTCCGATCCTCCCAACCACCACAATTGGTTCTTTCCCTCAGACCATAGAACTCAGAAGAGTCCGCCGAGAATACAAAGCCAAGAA GATCTCGGAGGAGGAGTATGTTAAATCAATCAAAGAGGAGATCAACAAAGTTGTCAAGCTTCAGGAAGATCTTGACATTGACGTTCTTGTTCACGGAGAGCCAGAG AGGAACGATATGGTTGAGTACTTTGGAGAACAATTGTCTGGTTTTGCCTTCACCGCTAATGGATGGGTACAATCTTATGGATCTCGCTGTGTTAAGCCACCGATCATTTATGGTGATGTGAGTCGCCCCAAGCCAATGACAGTCTTCTGGTCCACTGCTGCCCAGAGTATGACCAAGCGTCCAATGAAAGGAATGCTTACTGGCCCTGTAACCATTCTCAACTGGTCTTTTGTACGAAACGACCAACCGAG GTTTGAAACCTGCTATCAGATTGCTTTGGCTATTAAAGACGAAGTCGAGGATCTTGAGAAAGCTGGCATCACTGTCATTCAGATTGATGAAGCAGCATTGAGAGAAGGTTTACCTCTAAGGAAGGCTGAGCATGCCTTCTACTTGGATTGGGCCGTCCACTCTTTCAGAATCACCAACTGTGGTGTTGAGGACACTACCCAG ATCCACACCCACATGTGCTACTCCAACTTCAACGACATCATCCACTCCATCATTGACATGGATGCAGATGTGATCACCATCGAAAACTCTCGATCTGATGAGAAGCTGTTGTCAGTTTTCCGCGAAGGCGTGAAATATGGTGCTGGAATTGGACCGGGCGTGTATGACATTCACTCCCCCAGGATACCATCAACCGAAGAAATTGCTGACAGGATTAACAAGATGCTTGCTGTCCTCGAGACCAACATCTTGTGGGTGAACcctgattgtggactcaaaacTCGCAAGTACGGGGAAGTGAAGCCTGCATTGGAAAATATGGTTTCTGCTGCCAAGCTCCTCCGAACTCAGCTTGCTAGCGCGAAATGA
- the LOC140825781 gene encoding sm-like protein LSM8 — MSLGLGLESLVDQLISVITNDGRNIVGILKGFDQATNMILDESHERVYSTKEGVQQIVLGLYIIRGDNISVVGELDEDLEARLDLTELRAHPLKPVVH, encoded by the exons ATGTCTCTTGGCCTCGGACTTGAGTCTCTTGTTGATC AATTAATTTCGGTAATCACAAATGATGGGAGAAATATCGTG GGAATTTTAAAAGGTTTTGATCAAGCTACCAACATGATTCTTGATGAGTCTCATGAACGAGTATACTCGACCAAG GAAGGTGTGCAGCAAATTGTGCTGGGTCTCTACATTATAAGGGGTGATAACAT AAGCGTCGTTGGAGAATTAGACGAAGATCTGGAGGCTCGATTGGACTTGACGGAACTACGAGCTCATCCTCTTAAGCCGGTTGTCCATTAA
- the LOC140825782 gene encoding uncharacterized protein: MAGIIHKIEEKLGMGGHKEGEKHDDHKAGVCEVEHKLDHGYGEHKPEHGYGELKPEHGYGEPKLDHGYGEHRPEHGYGELKPEHGYGEHKPEHGYGEHKEGLVDKIKDKFHGEGGHDEKGEEKKKKKERKKHEDGHEHGDSSSSDSD; the protein is encoded by the coding sequence ATGGCAGGAATCATTCACAAGATCGAGGAGAAACTTGGCATGGGAGGCCACAAGGAAggagagaaacacgatgatcacaaggCTGGTGTATGTGAAGTGGAGCACAAGCTCGACCACGGATACGGCGAGCACAAGCCGGAGCATGGGTACGGCGAGCTCAAGCCGGAACATGGGTACGGCGAGCCCAAGCTCGACCACGGATACGGCGAGCACAGGCCCGAGCATGGGTACGGCGAGCTCAAGCCGGAACATGGTTACGGCGAGCACAAGCCCGAACATGGGTACGGCGAGCACAAGGAGGGTTTGGTTGATAAGATCAAGGACAAGTTCCATGGCGAGGGCGGCCATGATGAGAAGGGAgaggagaagaagaagaagaaagagaGGAAGAAACACGAGGACGGACACGAACACGGTGACAGCAGCAGCAGCGACAGCGATTAG